The DNA window ATGAGCCTCTCCGTGAGGTCCGTGGGTGGACAGGGTGCCCGGTGCCACCACAGTCCTCTGAGCCCCACCAACGTCCTTCCCCTGTTCTGTCCCCTGCAGCTCCTCGGTGGGGATGTGCAGGGCAGCGTGGTGGCCTCCACGCAGGGACCGCCGCTCGCCGCCACCCTGCTGCTGGCCACCGGCCGCCCACCGCGGCTCAGCCTCTCCCAGAGTGCCCTCAGCGACCTGCTGGAGACGGTCCAGGCGCAAGGAGCCTTCAACCTCAGCATAACCAACTCCATGGTGGGTCGCGATGCCCCTCTCCAGGGTTGTCTCAGGGTCCTGGCTGCTCTTGGGTGACCCAAGGTTGCTCCACCGCACGCTTGTATTTGTTCGTGGGGTCTGGCCAAGCCCAGTGAGGGCTTTGCACAAACCGTCCCGGCCACCGACGCTGCTGGTGCTGTTCCCACAGGTTCCCAATAGCATCTCGCTGTCCGCGTCTTCCCTTCTCCCGTTCATCCCTCAGGTCAGCCACCCTCTTCGTGTGCACTGATTTCCAACCCCACCACCCATCCCAGCTGTGCAAAGACCCCCTTGCCCTGACCTCTCCTTGCCCCCCACAGCTCGCCAGGATCCTCCCTGGCTCTCTGCCCCTGGAGCTGCGTGTGCAGGTGGCCAGTGAGCCGGTGGTGGCCGTGAGGGGCAGAAGAGCCACCGCCACCCTCAAAGCCTCCATTGATATCTTCAGTCCCCTCCTGCAGTCCTCCCAGACGCCCCTCTTCTCCTTCGACGCGGTGAGTGGGCTCCCGGGGGAACGAGACCTCCGACAGAGGGCGAGGAGTGAGCCTGGCTGTTCTCCAGCATCCCCTCGGCTTGTCCCTCCCTTAGCCGCGTAGTACTTGTACTTTGGAATTTACTACATCTTCAAATGGTGGTGCCCAGTCCTTTAAAAATGCTCATAACCAAGCGCAAGTGAAATGTTTAAGGagttacagaaaataaagacaggaaAGGTAAACCCCGGGGAGAGAGATACATGATGCCATCTgtcaaaaaatgttatttctaggCACAGACAGGTGTTTTTTCTCAGAATGGGTTATTTACAAATActctgggttttcttttcagtcttgggaaggaagggaagacaCAGGGAAATAAcctcattttttctgttgttccaaTTTCAGGACATCGTTCTGAACATCATCCCGTTGGTCTCTGACGGCAAACTGCGAACCTCCCTGGCTCTCGACAGGTAGAGCCGAGCTTTACGGTCgcggtgggcagggagggggctctgcctggggaccCTCCTGGGAGCACAACAAGTGATTGGGGAGTGCGATGTAGATGTGATAGAGACGTAAAGGGCTGCCGGCACTTTCCTGCCTCTTCCCAACCCCAACCTCAGACCAAGTGCACGTCTGAAGTGATGAGAGAGTTGTAAAAAATTCACCCTGTTTTTGAAATCCTTGTATCTTTATGTGGATGAGACAAATTCCAGACCAAGGAAGGGTCTGAGCAGCGTTGGGAAAGCTGAAGGAGGGCTGCACCCGATGCACCCTGACTCTGCCTTGTTTTTATCTTTTGTAGCATCAACCTGACACGGGCACCCCTGAGACTCGACCCTCTCAGTGTAAGTGCTCGCTGCTTTGGATCGAGGCGTTGCAGCAAGCGATGCGGTGCCCAGAGACTCTGTGTAGGGGAGGGAGAACCAAAAACGCCAATTCTTTTTCGGTCTTCACGTTTCTTCTTCTCTTGGCAGAGGCCAGTCGTTGTCTGCCCTGCTGATCCCCTATGCCCTGTAGCAGTGACACGTGGATGTGTATGCTCACTCGTTGGCAGCgtactgggggtgctgggaaggggggaggaataATCAAGAAGGAATTACCCaaaaagcatagaatcatagagtcatagaattgcctaggttggaagggacctttcaaagcATGTCCCCGTTTATGCCCCCACCCTCAGTCCTGGAAGAGTTTCACTGAAGGAAGCTCCCCAACCTTTGTgttctgcagctctgagcatcCTGCAGTGACAGAACTGCCTCGATAAGCCCGACATCACTCCGTTCATCCCAATAACTGTCACTCTCTTCATCAGACACTGACATGCGTCTTCTTCCCCTGCAGCTCTCCGCGCTCACAGGATGGTTCAAGCAAGTCCTTGGGGCTGCATACGTACCTGCCATTAACGGTACACCTGGGGTCTGGGTCCCCTCTTGTCTCAAACTGAGCTGGATTTGGGGTTCTCCCCCTTCTCTCGCTCCCTGTATTCAGGATTTTCCCCCCATGATGAGATGCTTTCACTTATTTTTGCAGATGCCTTGCGCCTGTCGGTCCCTCTGCCCAACGTTCTCAACACCAGCCTCAGGAATGCCAAAGTTGACATCACCGACGTAAGGATTCCGTTTCCCCTAGTGCTGCCTTCCCGGGAAGCGGGGGATGCACTCACCCTCAGGCAGGGACCTGCAGAGCCCAAAGCCCCACACCACCCTGGCCGGCCCCATTTCCCATGGGCTGCTCCGGGTTTCCAGGAGATCCCTCTGCCAGTGTGGACCCACAAGAAAACCTCACCTGGGATATAGGGAAGAGCTGGTGAAAGTCTGAATGAGAAAACTGAATAGTTTTTGCGTTACTTCTTCCAGGCAGACAACTCTCCCGACACTGATCTGCAGAGATTCTGCTCGGGAGGACCCTCCACGCTCCTCACCGTCTGAGGCAGGCAATGCTTCCCGAGCCCCAAAACCCTATTTGTCTCTGCTGTCTCCCTCTTCATTTTCCCTTGAGCACTGCCCTGTGTTGTCACCATGGCCCGAGGGGGACAGGCGACCAGCTCTGGTCAGCCGGTCCTGGCGTAGCCTGGCAGCAGGGTAGGGAAAGCTGCTTGACTGGTGGATGTTAGAGGGGGTTTTCTGTGGCCACTTTTAACATCCGTAGTCAGGAAGCAGAGCTCTTTCTTAGGCATAAATGTTGCTCTCGTATTGCTCTTTCAATAAAATCTTTCACTGCCTCAGTATTTCTCTCTCTGAATATTTATTTGACATGAGTTTCTGGCTGCCAGCACCCATTTGTCTCCGCCGTGTCCCTATGCCATATGGCCCAGGGACAGGCACCGCAGCCCCAAGAGGTGGCTGTACCTGTAGCCAACGAGGCGATACCTTGCAGAAAGCGTTTTTCAAGCTCAACCTGTGGCACAAGGTGTGAAACGGCAGCTCACACGGGAGCTGGAGTTTGGTGCACATGGGTGCACTGCCTGGCTGGGTGCCGCTCGTGTCAGACTGCTGAGGCGCAGAGGAGGTGCTCACCGTGCAATAACAGCACAGATTTAGCAAATCTGACATTTCCCACCCATTTGGAGCCCTTGCTGACGGGGAAGCAGCTCCTTGCTGGGCTCTCGTTTGCAGCATAGAATtgtctagcttggaagggacctttcagatcatctaatccaaccataAGGAGACCTttgtgatcatctagtccaaccaggGTGTCCCACCCGGAGCCCGGTGATGTTTGTTGTGCAAGGCTCTGTACCAGGCACAGATAAATTGAGGTTACACCTCCCTCTGCTCCATCTATCAGTGTATTATCCCCTTATTGTGTAAGATGCACCAGGTTGTTAGCAGCACATTTTATCTCACAAAGGTATTAAGTGTGGAGGACAAAAGAGTCCTTATGGTCTGGAGCTGACCTGGATCGGTGTGTCCCACCACACAGGGGCTTTTCTGAGGCTGAGTAAACACCGTCTGCTGGGAAGTGCCTGGTGGCTGCGGGGATGGGTGGGATGATCCTCAGGAACGGCTTCTCAGGTTGAGCACTAAAGGAGATAAAAACTTCTGGGTGCTTTCCTGGAGCCTCCCCAAGCGCTTGCTGGAAACTTGAAAAAGTACCCCGATATCATAGTTTGTGCGAGACAGCCTGAGTGCAAGTGTCAGCGGGGATTCGTCTGGAGTAAACTGGTTTTCCAACACAGTTCTCTTGGGGTCAGTGGCAGCTTCACGTGCCACAGCTCGCAGAGTCTTGAGCTCCTTCCCCTTTGGGCTCTTGGGTAACAGTGCTGCCCGATAACTGCGCATCCAATAACCTGTTGCTCAATGCTTTCCCCTGTTTTCCAAATCTTTATTTATATTGGAATATATTAAAACCACAAATGCTGCTTTATACGCTCAATCCACCAGCCCAGCTTTTACAATTTAGGCATCTTTCCACTTTTTTCGCATCAGCTTCTCTATATAAGGGCTCACTGTTCCCACACGTTAAAGCAGAGGTGCCTATGGACCGCTGCAAGGTCTCCCCTTGACCAAGAGCTGAGCACTGAAGACCAAAGCCAGGCTTTGAAATTTGGGATAAAGCAGGTAAATAAGGTCAAAATAACCGTACGGGGTGTTGCAAGCTTGGGGGGACAGAGCCACCAGTTCACCTACAAGCCTTGCAACATACTCCGGTGAGCAAGAAAATCCCAACCATGGGAGAAATGCAGGTAAGTAATTCTAGTTTATATTTAGTGACTAGcctgaaaaaaagtcagaaaagacGGTTGCTATAGTAAAATGAAAACCCTTCTCTGAAGAAAAACCCATTCATTTGACGCAAAAgttagggatttttttggtgttgcaATATCCTCTTAAGGTTGTTACTATTATCTTTATTGTTACAAGGTTAAAACGtgccattttcaaaagaaaggctTCGTTCCAAATGCTAGTTGCTTGTGTAATCGCATCATTAATTTGCATACCCATTTACAGGGTGGCTATTAGCGAGGGGAGCTCAGTGTAGTCTATAGGTTATGAGTAACGATTTCATACTGTAAGTTTAAAATCATGTCACGGTGACCAGGGATGGAAAGGAGCAGGTTGCCCGGGGTGGCCGTAAATAGGAATAAGCAAACAAGTGCGGGGGTTGTGGAGAAGCCGGCTGAAAAAGTCCCTGCAGATGTGTGTATGGACGCTCTCCTCTTCCCCCGCTCTGTGTGTGTCCAGATCTATTTGCCGAATGTTGCTCTAACTCGTGAACTGTTTTTGTCCTCCTAAAGCTCATCTTTTCTATTCACTGAGAAATTTCCACCCAGCTTGAAGTATCCAACTCCTCTTCATCTCCAGGGGATCGCCCAGCCTGGTTCCACTCTTTTCCTGTTGTCCTCCCCCAGGTCCTGCCAACATCCACAGTGCTTCCAGCCAAGCAGGAGACACCATGCCACCGGCTCTGGGCATTGCTCTCTTGTATGCCCTGCTGACCCCATCACTAAGCCAGGCAGAAGATGCCGTCCTCAGGCTCAACAAAGGTGTTTTAAGTGATGGTGAGTCACTCTGCCTCCTTGTAGAGGGACCCCGGGAATAGCACCCAGCTGTGGTCCTGGAGGGTTGACGTGACAGTGAGTCACTCTGCCTCCTTGTAGAGGGACCCCGGGAATAGCACCCAGCTGTGGTCCTCGAGGGTTGACGTGACAGTGAGTCACTCTGCCTCCTTGTAGAGGGACCCCGGGAATAGCACCCAGCTGTGGTCCTCAAGGGTTGACATGACGGTACCAGCACAGCCCCatcagctgggaagggaggggaattGCAGATGGAAGGGGAAGGGCACGAGGCTTGCCTGCAAACCTTCCCCTCCAAATTGAACCTGGAGTCATTTTTCaatgtaattaaaatttcaaCTGGCCAGGCTCCTAAAAGGAGAAGGACATTGCTCGTGTGGGGTATTGCCCCTCCTAGGGGCGTGCACCGCTCAGGAGGTGCGAGCCACACAGCACCACAATTATCTCACATTTAGGATTTATCGGTGCCCATCCCTTTTTGTGCCACACCTTTTGCTGTCTTTCTGGTGCGGAGGCAAACAGATTCCCCCACGCTGCTTTACACAGGTCTTGACGTGATGCCTCTTGTCCTGGATCCCCAAACCTTTTTTTGTTGCATCATATACGGGGAAAAAACTGGCAGCAGATAGTTAGGGACTGGGATAGGCAGCGATGGTAACGGAGGGCACACACCCCTCGACAACCCATGCTTGAGGAGCACGATGAGTAACAgtgcgggcagggggctgcagccttcgAGCTGGTCTCTCCTTGAAGGCTGCAGTGGTGGccggggaggcagctctgcctcGCAGGCTGATGGTGGGCGATGTTTCCAGCTCTTACAGGCTCCCTCAGGCAAGGCAATGTCCTCCAAGGTGCCCTCGGAGAGGTGCCGCTCAGAAGTGGACGTCCTGGCACAGATGGAAGCAGAGACCTGTTGGGTGGCCTTGGAGGAGGTctccttggtggtggtggtggcggcggcggtggtggtctGCTTGGTGGTATTACTGGTGGTTTGCTGGGTGGCGGCGGTGgtgggctgctgcgggggctgaCTGGTGGGCTGCATGGTGGAAGGGGTGATGCCAGTGGTGGCTTGCTGGGTGGAGAGAGTGGTGGAGGTGCTTACAGGGGGGGGCCCAGAAACCGTCCCAGAGGCTGGCCGGCAGCTGGTGataatgtccccagggatggcatCCCCACAGGGGTTGCCGGAGAAGAGCTGGGACAAGGAGGTCTGCTTGGTGATGGAGGTCTCCTCGGCATGGCAGGGATCCTCGGTGGCCCTGGTGGCATTCTTGGCAGAGGAGGGCTTCTGGGCAACAGAGGGCTGCTGGGAGGCGGTGACCTGCTCAGCATCCTCGGGGAAGGCGACTTGCTCAGCACCATCCAGGGGCTCACCGGGTAAGGACAGCACCGGTTGGGGTCCTTGCAGGGCGGGGGGAACCTCAGAGCTGTTTGGGAGGAGCAATGGTGATGCTTCAGTAGATGCTCAGATCTGTTTTGGAGCTGATGCTTTGAGATAAACGCTGCCTGGAAGTCCCGCCAGGTTTGCATCGCTGGCTGCAAAAGAGCCTCTTGAGCTACATGGGGAAAGTTAAAGGAAACAGTAGTTGGAAGGCACTCACCCGTAGAGGGTGCACCAAACCACATATTGGCCCCAGGCAGCCAGTGCCACCATTGCCAACCCAATACTCACTTTTTTGCAGCTGTCCCATTTTAACTCTTATTCGAAGCCCAGTGccaagcagaagcagaagcacaTGCAATAATAAGGCAACTCGAACAAAGCTTCtgataaaactggaaaataactGAGAAAACTTCATGTCTTTTACCATTTCTTGTCTAAATGGCCTCTGACTTGCCCACCCCTGGAGCAGTGGTTTTGTGTGAGCAGCTGAGCTGGGTGGTGGGGTGCTGGCCTCAGAGCCATCACTCCTGGTGTCCCCCTCACTGTCCCTGCAGGCTGAGGATCGTGGACCTGACGctccccagggtgtccctgcagctcctgcctggcatcGGCGTACACCTCAACCTCTACACCCGGGTGGCCCTCAATGGCAAGTGGTAGGTTGGGCTGGTGTTGACGGCAATGCCAGCTGTGTCCCCGGACCCGGTGGAAGTGCCACCACAAGGTGTATCTCCAAGGGGGGACACTGCTCCTGTTAACTGGGAAGAGGCTGCTCCTCTGAAGGTCGCTCCCTTGCCCTTGCACAGCCTCCTGGGTTTGCTCGACGTCGCAGTGGAAGTCAACATCACAGCAAGGGTGAGGCTAACCATGGACGGCACGGGCTACCCCAAACTGGTGACAGAAAGATGCGATACCCTGCTTGGTGGCATTAAAGTCAGACTCCTGAGAGGGTGAGTAACGGAGGTGTCTTCCTCTGCCAGCATGAGCCACCTCGCTATCGGGCTCTGCTGGCCTCCAGCCCACGCCTGCAGAATGGTGAACGCACGAGGTCATTTCCCCCGTTGCACAGTGACTCTGACACTAGCAGCCACCGTCCCTGCAGATGACAGTTGCTCACTGTCCGCGTCACAGGGGTGAGCAAagggctgctggtggtggtggtcccCGTGCGCCCCTCGTGCAGCCACAGTAAATGGGCACCTTGTCCCAGAGGGCTGGGACATTGCACGGGGTCTTCTGAGACGTAAGCACTTGGTATGTAAATTACAGAGACCACTTGGGCTGAGGTTGTTTCTGCTCATTTAAGAAGACTATACACTAGTAGATAAAAGGCAGCAATAAATTTCCCACCGGCTATTTTGGGATGCAAATTACACTTATCTCATGCAAAATCCAAGCATACACGATGCACTTTGCTGCTGCAATTGCCTTGCTCCGGGAGGTCTGCGCTCCGCGCTATTCACCGGGAATTGTTTAACAAGACCCATTTACTTTGCAGCAGGCTTTTTTCATGGTGCTCCTTTATTTTTCCACAGCCTGCTCCCAATTGTGGATAATTTATTGGCAAGTGTCCTGAACAGACTTCTTCCTAATATGGTAAGTCGGAAAAAAACTCCACCCCAGAAAGAAGCAGTGAGTCCAAAAAGCTGCGGAGCAGCTCCCCACGGCATCGCTCCTGTCCCAGAGGGGGAGCACGGCCACTGTCCCGGGGCTGCTGCATCCACCTGCCCACCCAGTGGACTGTGATTAGTGGGGGACACGTGCCACACCTCCACCTGCTTGGGAGAAGCTTCTCCCTTCTTCAAAATGCAAGGTCAGTGGGCCCAGTGCAGGTGCCTGGGAGCTTTTAATGATGCCCTGGACCATGTTATGGGCTAATTGaatctctcctccctcctggaaAGCCTCAGGGTCTCTCCAGCCACCCTACATGGGCTCCTCAGACCCAGTCCTAACCCTCCTTATCCAACAAAGGGCAAAGTGCCCAGGGCCAGATGCAGAGCTGGTGCAGCCTCAGCAGCGCTGTGGAGTCACCAGTGGGGACTGCCATCCCATGCACCTGGTGCTCCCGTCCCCAGGGAAAGCTGGGCTGCGTGTCCTTGTCCAGCTCCGAATGAAGGTCCTTACCGTCCCTCCCCAACTCTTACAGCTCTGCCCGGTGGTCGACGTTGCCCTGGGACTCGTCAATGACCAGCTGGGTCTTGTGAACTGTAAGTACTGGGTGGGTCCCACACCTTGCCCCTCGTGTCACCTCTGCTCTGGCCGTGCAAGGACTGTGACACTTTCCCCCCACTGCCGTGCCCCAGCATGGCTGGATGGCTGGAGGgattctctcccctccccaaatctcccctctccTCATCTCTAATCGCGAACAGAAGGACCCCTAGATGGATAAGGCTGATCATCAATGGTGGCTGCTCTAAGCCTACCTGCGAGCCAGGGCTCTTCTGGAAGAAGAGCTGTGGGCAGGGGAGGAGGCATTTGCCCCAGTGGGAAATTGCTGAGTTACTTTTTCTCCCCCCAGCACTGGTGCCCCTGGGTTTGCTGGGCAGTATCCAGTACACCGTGTCCAGTCTTCCCCTGGTAACCGGCCAGTTCCTTGAGGTAGACTTGAACGTAAGTTCTGCATCTTCTCCTTCCACCTATGTTCAAGGGGTGGGATATTTCACTTAGGTTTTTGAAGGTCTCCTGGGTCACGTAAACCTGAGCAGCGAGCTCCAAGGTCGCTGTGAAAAGCTTTGTGAGGTCCCGCTTGGAGCCCTGCTCTTTGCTGCTGCCACCGTCACGGGAGAACGCAGTGGGGTTTGCATTTCTTGAAATTCTGGAGAAGGAAGTGTCACGGGGCCTG is part of the Chroicocephalus ridibundus chromosome 12, bChrRid1.1, whole genome shotgun sequence genome and encodes:
- the BPIFB4 gene encoding BPI fold-containing family B member 4, coding for MFPALTGSLRQGNVLQGALGEVPLRSGRPGTDGSRDLLGGLGGGLLGGGGGGGGGGLLGGITGGLLGGGGGGLLRGLTGGLHGGRGDASGGLLGGESGGGAYRGGPRNRPRGWPAAGDNVPRDGIPTGVAGEELGQGGLLGDGGLLGMAGILGGPGGILGRGGLLGNRGLLGGGDLLSILGEGDLLSTIQGLTGLRIVDLTLPRVSLQLLPGIGVHLNLYTRVALNGKCLLGLLDVAVEVNITARVRLTMDGTGYPKLVTERCDTLLGGIKVRLLRGLLPIVDNLLASVLNRLLPNMLCPVVDVALGLVNDQLGLVNSLVPLGLLGSIQYTVSSLPLVTGQFLEVDLNTVVRQVGGGLVDYPLGKPETVLTPPRVPMPPLPPMEDTSSSQLCLSVNFLSSVLSVLQKEGALDLDISTGMFPELPPLTTSTLGALVPAVLKAYPESHELLLKIAVPEAPVVTLKKNKGVIQLTATAEVMVIHPDDVQKSLCLLNIDTSLLAQFSVEDNKLKISVSLEKADLSLVSSSVGGFDVSFLGMLVGQIFDVAFLPAMNGVLGAGVPLPRLLNIDFTNADVDVIEDLIVLSA